The Sorangiineae bacterium MSr11367 genome window below encodes:
- the carB gene encoding carbamoyl-phosphate synthase large subunit has translation MPRRTDIKKILLLGAGPIVIGQACEFDYSGTQGAKALLEEGYEVVLVNSNPATIMTDPELASRTYIEPLEFRTVAAILAREKPDAILPTLGGQTALNLALELHEHGVLRELGVEMLGAKPDSIAKAEDRSLFKAAMEKIGLSCPRAETAKSVEQARDIVTRTGFPAILRPSFTLGGSGGGIAYDASELDAKVAWALAQSPTAEVLIEESVLGWKEYELEVIRDVADNFIVVCSIENIDPMGVHTGDSITVAPAMTLTDREFQRLRDASRAVMTEIGVETGGSNVQFAVSPYDGRVYVIEMNPRVSRSSALASKATGYPIAKVAAKLAVGYRLDELTNDITKTSAAFEPVIDYVVVKWPRFAFEKFPGAETTLGTQMKSVGEAMSIGRTFPEALQKAGRSLETGKDGLSSLIGKVDYRLLAEPKKARDLGMEAPEVELPHELQPVDAAEQLEALRALVGVPTPDRLFYVADAMRLGMTEKELHDRTKIDPWFLAHIRRIIDGEREMVKLGAATLEKETLHRFKRLGFSDRQIAQATNSTEDAVRAERLRVNVKPVFSRVDTCAAEFVAHTPYLYSTYDTESESGANEATKRKVVILGGGPNRIGQGIEFDYCCVHAVQAVRSLGYEAVMVNCNPETVSTDYDTSDRLYFEPLTLEDVLAIVEEEKPVGVIVQFGGQTPLKLAVPLERAGVKLLGTTADAIDRAEDRGRFDELLSKLALKRPRSGIAQGADDAMRIADEIGYPVLVRPSYVLGGRAMLIAYTREELATYVHRAVEAARDAGTSTILIDEFLKDAIEVDVDCVADGKRAVIGGVMQHIEEAGVHSGDSSSVLPPHSLSPEIVLSIEEQTRMLALELGVVGLMNVQFAVKGGEVYVLEVNPRASRTVPFVSKATGRPLARIAASVMAGKTLDELGVEDAIVPRHVSVKESVFPFTKFPGVDTILGPEMRSTGEVMGIADTFARAFCKSMLAVGQSGLLTEGSKKSTVRAFISVKDEDKPVACIIARRLRAMGFQISATRGTAAALQRARIPVQVINKVAEGAPHVVDEIRSGKVGMVVNTTMGAQEVRDSFSLRRQTLLMNVPYFTTIAAALAACDAIEASHGVRTSVKSIQEWNNPES, from the coding sequence ATGCCCCGCCGGACGGATATCAAGAAGATTCTGCTCCTGGGTGCGGGACCGATCGTGATCGGCCAGGCCTGCGAGTTCGACTATTCGGGCACGCAGGGAGCCAAAGCGCTCTTGGAGGAGGGATACGAGGTCGTTCTCGTCAACTCCAATCCTGCGACGATCATGACCGATCCCGAGCTCGCCTCGCGCACGTACATCGAGCCTCTCGAGTTTCGTACGGTCGCCGCGATCCTCGCCCGTGAGAAGCCTGACGCCATCCTGCCCACCCTCGGTGGACAGACTGCGCTGAACCTCGCCTTGGAGCTGCACGAACACGGCGTGCTCCGCGAGCTCGGCGTGGAGATGCTCGGCGCCAAGCCGGACTCGATCGCCAAGGCCGAGGATCGTTCGCTCTTCAAGGCGGCGATGGAGAAGATCGGGCTTAGCTGCCCGCGCGCCGAGACGGCCAAGTCGGTGGAGCAAGCGCGCGACATCGTCACGCGCACGGGCTTCCCGGCGATTCTTCGTCCCTCGTTCACCCTGGGCGGATCGGGCGGCGGCATCGCCTACGATGCGAGCGAGCTCGATGCGAAGGTGGCCTGGGCGCTCGCGCAGTCGCCCACCGCCGAGGTGCTCATCGAGGAGAGCGTGCTCGGTTGGAAAGAGTACGAGCTCGAGGTCATCCGCGACGTGGCGGACAACTTCATCGTGGTCTGCTCGATCGAGAACATCGACCCGATGGGCGTGCACACCGGCGACTCCATCACGGTGGCGCCGGCGATGACCCTGACCGACCGCGAGTTCCAGCGCCTGCGCGATGCCTCGCGCGCCGTCATGACGGAAATCGGCGTGGAGACGGGCGGCTCGAACGTGCAGTTCGCGGTGAGCCCGTACGACGGCCGCGTCTACGTCATCGAGATGAACCCGCGCGTGTCGCGCTCCAGCGCGCTCGCGTCGAAGGCGACGGGCTACCCCATCGCCAAGGTCGCCGCCAAGCTGGCCGTCGGCTATCGCCTGGACGAGCTGACCAACGACATCACCAAGACCAGCGCGGCCTTCGAGCCGGTCATCGACTACGTCGTGGTGAAGTGGCCGCGCTTCGCCTTCGAGAAGTTCCCCGGCGCCGAGACCACCTTGGGCACGCAGATGAAGAGCGTGGGCGAGGCGATGAGCATCGGCCGCACCTTCCCCGAGGCGCTGCAGAAGGCCGGTCGCTCGCTGGAGACCGGAAAAGACGGCCTATCGTCGCTCATCGGCAAGGTGGACTATCGCCTGCTGGCCGAGCCGAAGAAGGCGCGCGACCTCGGCATGGAAGCCCCCGAGGTGGAACTGCCGCACGAGTTGCAGCCGGTGGATGCCGCCGAGCAGCTCGAGGCGCTGCGCGCGCTCGTGGGCGTGCCCACCCCGGATCGGCTCTTTTACGTGGCGGATGCGATGCGTCTCGGGATGACCGAGAAAGAGCTGCACGACCGTACGAAGATCGACCCGTGGTTCTTGGCGCACATTCGCCGCATCATCGACGGCGAGCGCGAGATGGTGAAGCTCGGCGCCGCGACCTTGGAGAAAGAGACGCTGCATCGGTTCAAGCGCCTCGGGTTCTCCGATCGGCAGATCGCGCAGGCCACGAACAGCACCGAGGACGCCGTGCGCGCCGAGAGGCTGCGCGTGAACGTCAAACCGGTGTTCTCGCGGGTCGATACGTGTGCCGCGGAGTTCGTGGCGCACACGCCGTACCTCTACTCGACGTACGACACGGAGAGCGAGTCGGGGGCGAACGAGGCGACGAAGCGCAAGGTCGTCATCCTCGGCGGCGGGCCGAATCGCATCGGGCAGGGCATCGAGTTCGACTATTGCTGCGTGCACGCGGTGCAGGCGGTGCGGTCGCTCGGGTACGAAGCGGTGATGGTGAACTGCAACCCCGAGACGGTGTCGACGGACTACGACACGTCGGACCGGTTGTATTTCGAGCCGCTCACGTTGGAAGACGTGCTGGCCATCGTCGAGGAAGAGAAGCCGGTGGGCGTCATCGTCCAATTCGGCGGGCAGACGCCGCTGAAGCTCGCGGTGCCGCTCGAGCGCGCCGGGGTGAAGCTGCTCGGCACGACGGCGGATGCCATCGATCGCGCGGAGGATCGCGGGCGCTTCGACGAGCTGCTCAGCAAGCTCGCGCTCAAGCGGCCGCGCAGCGGCATCGCGCAGGGCGCCGACGATGCGATGCGCATCGCCGACGAAATCGGCTACCCGGTGTTGGTGCGTCCGAGCTACGTGCTCGGCGGGCGCGCGATGCTCATCGCGTACACGCGCGAGGAGCTTGCGACGTACGTGCACCGTGCGGTGGAAGCCGCGCGGGACGCGGGGACGAGCACCATCCTCATCGACGAGTTCCTCAAGGACGCCATCGAGGTGGATGTCGACTGCGTGGCGGATGGAAAGCGCGCGGTCATCGGCGGCGTGATGCAGCACATCGAGGAAGCAGGCGTGCACTCGGGCGACTCGTCGTCGGTGCTGCCTCCGCACTCGCTCAGCCCGGAGATCGTGCTCTCCATCGAAGAGCAAACGCGCATGCTGGCGCTGGAGCTCGGGGTGGTGGGCCTGATGAACGTGCAGTTCGCCGTCAAAGGCGGCGAGGTGTACGTCCTCGAGGTGAACCCGCGCGCCAGCCGCACGGTGCCCTTCGTCTCCAAGGCCACCGGGCGCCCGCTGGCCCGCATCGCGGCGAGCGTGATGGCAGGCAAGACGCTCGATGAACTGGGCGTCGAGGATGCGATCGTGCCGCGCCACGTGTCGGTGAAAGAGAGCGTGTTCCCCTTCACGAAGTTCCCCGGGGTGGACACGATTCTCGGGCCGGAGATGCGCTCCACCGGTGAGGTGATGGGCATCGCCGATACGTTCGCGCGCGCCTTCTGCAAGAGCATGCTCGCCGTTGGGCAGTCTGGGCTTTTGACGGAGGGGTCGAAGAAGTCGACGGTGCGCGCCTTCATCAGCGTGAAGGACGAGGACAAGCCGGTGGCCTGCATCATCGCGCGACGTCTTCGCGCCATGGGCTTCCAGATCTCGGCCACGCGCGGCACGGCGGCAGCGCTTCAGCGCGCGCGCATTCCGGTGCAGGTCATCAACAAGGTGGCCGAGGGCGCGCCCCACGTCGTCGACGAGATCCGCAGCGGCAAGGTGGGCATGGTGGTCAACACGACCATGGGCGCCCAAGAAGTGCGGGACAGCTTCTCCTTGCGCCGCCAGACGCTCCTGATGAACGTGCCGTACTTCACGACCATCGCGGCCGCGCTCGCTGCATGCGATGCCATCGAGGCCAGCCATGGCGTGCGGACGAGCGTGAAGTCCATCCAGGAGTGGAACAACCCCGAGAGCTGA